In Xanthocytophaga agilis, a genomic segment contains:
- a CDS encoding GntR family transcriptional regulator: MEFREQQAIYVQIADYICENILLKKWLPNDRILSIRELAVELQVNPNTVTRAYDFLQSRDIIQNKRGIGYFVNEDAEHAILVYRKEQFVQHELPVLFRNMYLLNIEVEELEMQFEKYKEENFKK, translated from the coding sequence ATGGAATTCAGGGAACAACAAGCGATCTATGTGCAGATAGCAGATTATATATGTGAGAATATTTTGCTGAAGAAGTGGCTGCCCAATGATCGGATTTTGTCCATTAGAGAACTTGCAGTTGAGTTGCAGGTGAACCCCAATACGGTGACCAGAGCTTATGATTTTCTGCAAAGCCGGGATATTATTCAAAATAAACGGGGTATTGGCTATTTCGTAAACGAAGATGCAGAGCATGCTATCCTTGTCTACCGCAAGGAGCAGTTTGTACAGCATGAGTTACCAGTTCTTTTTCGGAATATGTATCTGCTTAATATTGAAGTAGAAGAATTGGAAATGCAGTTTGAAAAGTACAAAGAGGAAAACTTTAAAAAGTAA
- a CDS encoding ABC transporter permease: MATLGTVYQTELIKSKNTFALWLACLGAGFMPALMFVVYLTKWETFVPQKGANSWNQFSFANFQGVSFFFIPFFVVLLCSLVMNIEHKSNTWKYLLTLPVSRLSIYVNKLSIILTLTVLTYVLFIVFLLAAGVVLGILRPKLGFLDQTLALDGLLKLAFRSFVSTLAMLAIHYWLSIRLKNMIAAIGVGLICIVTATILFKRWEYAIYYPYTFTMYTIFSSDKSVKVLASHELYSLGYFVVITIAGYIDFSRFYKG; encoded by the coding sequence ATGGCAACACTTGGCACTGTCTATCAAACCGAACTTATTAAATCCAAAAATACATTTGCATTGTGGCTGGCTTGTCTGGGAGCAGGGTTTATGCCCGCATTGATGTTTGTAGTATATCTAACCAAATGGGAGACTTTCGTTCCTCAGAAAGGCGCAAATTCCTGGAATCAGTTTTCTTTTGCCAATTTTCAGGGAGTGTCTTTTTTCTTCATTCCCTTTTTTGTAGTACTACTTTGCAGTCTGGTAATGAATATTGAGCACAAGTCCAATACCTGGAAATACTTGTTAACCCTTCCGGTTTCCCGATTGTCAATATATGTCAATAAGCTGTCAATCATCCTTACACTTACTGTATTGACCTATGTGTTGTTCATTGTCTTTCTACTGGCTGCTGGCGTAGTATTAGGCATACTCAGACCTAAGCTTGGTTTTCTGGATCAGACGTTGGCATTGGATGGACTGCTAAAACTAGCATTTCGGTCTTTTGTCTCAACATTAGCTATGCTGGCAATTCATTACTGGTTAAGTATCCGTCTAAAAAATATGATTGCTGCAATTGGAGTAGGGCTGATCTGTATTGTTACGGCAACTATTCTGTTTAAAAGATGGGAATATGCAATTTACTATCCCTATACCTTTACAATGTATACTATTTTTTCATCAGATAAGTCCGTTAAGGTATTGGCCTCTCATGAATTATACAGTCTAGGTTACTTTGTAGTCATCACCATTGCCGGATACATAGACTTTAGTCGGTTTTATAAAGGATAA
- a CDS encoding ABC transporter ATP-binding protein, with protein sequence MIIQTQNLQFGFKKDQPIIKNLNLNVEKGSIYGFLGPNGAGKTTTMRLILGLLPNPENNIRIFGKTLSDNRLDIFSRIGSMIEIPSLYEHLTGWDNLEITRRIKGVSKKRIDETLELVKLTHAAHKKVKAYSLGMKQRIGLAVALLSEPELLILDEPTNGLDPNGMIETRELLIRLNKEAGTTIFLSSHLLSEVEKMATHVGIIHKGSMLFQGTIQELGTLKSRQAMLCFDTSNNLKALELLNPQFQVTLNGNGLKTSFQDREQAAHINRLLVQNEIDVYQLAVMDNDLEKLFLQITEESAV encoded by the coding sequence ATGATTATTCAGACACAAAACCTGCAATTTGGCTTTAAGAAAGACCAGCCTATTATCAAGAATCTGAACCTGAATGTAGAGAAAGGTTCTATCTATGGCTTCTTAGGACCCAACGGGGCAGGCAAGACTACAACTATGCGACTTATTTTAGGATTGTTACCCAATCCTGAAAACAACATCCGGATCTTTGGAAAAACTTTATCAGACAATAGGTTAGATATATTTTCTCGGATCGGAAGCATGATAGAGATACCCTCTCTCTACGAACATCTGACAGGATGGGATAATCTGGAGATAACACGCCGCATTAAGGGCGTATCCAAAAAGCGTATTGACGAAACACTGGAACTGGTAAAACTGACTCATGCTGCCCATAAGAAAGTAAAAGCCTATTCCTTAGGAATGAAACAACGTATAGGGTTGGCAGTTGCCTTACTTTCCGAACCCGAACTACTGATTCTGGACGAACCTACCAATGGGCTAGACCCCAATGGAATGATTGAGACACGTGAATTATTGATTCGTCTCAACAAGGAAGCTGGCACTACTATTTTTCTATCAAGCCACTTGTTATCTGAGGTAGAAAAGATGGCGACCCATGTTGGAATTATTCATAAAGGGAGCATGCTGTTTCAGGGGACTATTCAGGAACTGGGAACCTTAAAATCCCGCCAAGCTATGTTATGTTTTGATACCAGCAATAACCTCAAGGCATTAGAACTATTAAATCCTCAATTTCAGGTAACGCTGAATGGCAATGGATTAAAAACTTCCTTCCAGGATAGAGAGCAGGCTGCTCATATAAACAGATTACTGGTTCAAAATGAGATAGATGTGTACCAACTGGCAGTGATGGACAACGATCTGGAAAAACTGTTTCTGCAGATTACAGAAGAATCTGCTGTATAA
- a CDS encoding ABC transporter ATP-binding protein yields MIDIQNVTFGYNRKKRLFTDLSLTLPKGAVYGLLGKNGAGKSSLLKNMAGLLFPVSGKCLVNGREAKKREPEFLQDIFFIPEEFYVPSVPIRSFVKTYAPFYPAFNAVQFQNYLKEFGIDDSQTLTELSYGQKKKVLIGFGLATNTSVLIMDEPTNGLDIPSKTQFRKIIASAATEDRIIIISTHQVRDLESLIDPIIILDGSEILLYASIEQITEKLCFKTVSKVEEPESVLYSESTVRGISLVQENVEGEDSKVDLELLFNAALATKEKIRQLFADKVSANLEK; encoded by the coding sequence ATGATTGACATTCAAAATGTTACGTTTGGGTATAACCGAAAAAAACGGCTGTTTACGGATCTGAGTCTTACGTTGCCAAAAGGAGCTGTATATGGATTGCTTGGTAAAAATGGAGCAGGAAAATCAAGCTTACTCAAAAATATGGCTGGTTTGCTTTTTCCGGTGTCAGGCAAGTGTTTGGTCAATGGGCGGGAAGCAAAGAAGCGTGAGCCTGAGTTTTTGCAGGATATATTTTTCATTCCGGAAGAGTTTTACGTGCCTTCAGTGCCTATCCGGAGCTTTGTGAAAACATATGCTCCCTTTTATCCGGCTTTTAATGCAGTACAGTTTCAGAACTATCTCAAAGAGTTTGGTATTGATGATAGCCAGACTCTGACAGAATTATCATACGGGCAAAAGAAGAAGGTATTGATTGGGTTTGGACTTGCTACGAATACCAGTGTCCTGATTATGGATGAACCAACTAATGGACTAGATATTCCTTCTAAAACCCAGTTCAGAAAGATCATTGCTTCAGCCGCTACCGAAGATCGTATCATTATTATTTCTACCCACCAGGTGCGGGATCTGGAGAGTCTGATTGATCCTATCATTATTCTGGATGGAAGTGAGATTTTACTGTATGCCAGTATTGAGCAGATCACCGAAAAGCTTTGCTTTAAAACAGTATCTAAAGTAGAGGAACCTGAGTCTGTTCTCTATTCAGAAAGTACAGTACGTGGGATTTCTTTGGTGCAGGAGAATGTGGAAGGTGAGGACAGTAAGGTGGATCTGGAACTTTTGTTTAATGCAGCACTTGCTACGAAAGAAAAGATACGACAACTGTTTGCCGACAAAGTGTCCGCTAATTTGGAGAAATAG
- a CDS encoding DoxX family membrane protein, producing the protein MAIRFPSRKSLIQFTIGSIRFWLGLIFLTSGLAKLTHNTFPNTMGPPFLEDELAKYGLGMYARFIAFSQVTIGFLLISKRFATLGAVMATPMLVNILVVVISLKWQGTPYVVGFFLFCTILLLIYDFHKLKFILSDNPAPLMHHPIERNDWRLDLGNGVVFIILLIGAMLWPVSELISMYLINLGIVLLIGLGIVAIVLRWRQNKVHNTLTSELPLQI; encoded by the coding sequence ATGGCAATCAGATTCCCTTCAAGAAAATCATTGATACAATTCACTATTGGATCTATTCGCTTTTGGTTAGGGTTAATTTTTTTGACTTCCGGATTGGCGAAGCTTACTCATAATACCTTCCCAAATACGATGGGGCCACCTTTTCTGGAAGATGAACTGGCTAAGTATGGTTTAGGAATGTATGCTCGGTTTATAGCTTTCAGTCAGGTGACCATTGGCTTTCTGCTTATATCCAAACGTTTTGCTACGCTGGGAGCTGTTATGGCAACGCCTATGCTGGTAAATATTCTGGTTGTTGTGATTTCGCTGAAGTGGCAGGGGACACCTTATGTAGTGGGTTTCTTTCTTTTCTGTACTATTCTGTTGCTGATATACGACTTTCATAAACTGAAATTCATTCTTTCTGATAATCCGGCACCCTTGATGCATCATCCTATAGAGAGAAATGATTGGCGACTGGACTTGGGTAATGGAGTAGTTTTTATAATTCTGTTGATAGGAGCTATGCTGTGGCCTGTGAGTGAACTGATTTCGATGTATCTGATCAATCTAGGTATTGTGCTGCTGATTGGTTTGGGCATTGTGGCTATCGTATTGCGCTGGAGACAAAATAAAGTACACAATACTTTAACATCGGAATTACCCTTGCAAATATAA
- a CDS encoding CHASE3 domain-containing protein: MMRYSKPIVHTAFIISTLVLAWIGFSIYQNHKVALEKAAQVFHSNRIIYTAEKVLSLLNRAENGQREYVVSNDSIDLQPYYRSIDSVGGYIDSLYYLTNSNTHHRLLIDSLKKNASVKIDLMQYAILLKNNNNLSGLESLYKSPQNRAAMNNIQHVLQEVIAEERNHLTLRNREYVSSVHRTTQAIYWVLGSYLLMISGSFILIQNKFRNKDYYEGKLVTLSAELKQKDEELHSNNRELMANSNELTAIYGQLNKIKNEFANISLSRMAKIRRINNLLVAEAHKREKITDDLRKSESRFKAALNKAPIVVFNQDIHLRYTWIYDNTNLSQYHFSDSLGKTDTEIFPVKEAEQLTAIKQHVLETGEGTAQEINLSFGRKKVYLLLTIEPTFDKNQKIKGITCAGYDITDQKKTEDVLRHTLKELKKRNHELDNYVYKVSHDLRAPLVSILGLINLTKMDDNPDTLRNYLSLIENRVSKLDDFIKSVLNHSRTLNSEIIIKPIDFEKIIHDCADELRYLPNLERLHIEVNVDKEVEFHSDELRIGIILKNFISNAAKYLNPHVDSNFLRFQIIVTEQQAKIIIEDNGMGIEEQYIARIFDMFFRATPKSDGSGLGLYIVKQTIERLEGSVSVESEIGKGTTFRLLMPNFKVQ; encoded by the coding sequence ATGATGCGTTATTCCAAACCAATCGTCCACACAGCTTTTATTATCAGTACACTGGTTTTGGCATGGATTGGATTTAGCATATACCAAAACCACAAAGTAGCTTTGGAGAAGGCTGCACAGGTTTTTCATTCCAACCGGATCATTTATACGGCTGAGAAAGTTTTATCCTTGTTGAATAGGGCTGAGAATGGACAAAGAGAGTATGTAGTCAGCAATGATAGCATAGATTTGCAGCCTTATTATAGAAGTATAGACTCTGTGGGAGGATACATAGATTCCTTATATTATCTGACCAACTCCAATACTCATCATCGACTACTGATCGACTCACTAAAAAAGAATGCATCTGTAAAGATTGATTTGATGCAGTATGCTATTCTGTTAAAGAATAATAACAATCTCTCCGGTCTGGAATCACTTTATAAGTCTCCTCAGAACCGTGCTGCCATGAATAATATTCAGCATGTTTTGCAGGAGGTTATTGCAGAAGAACGAAATCATCTGACTTTACGAAACCGAGAATACGTTTCTTCAGTGCATCGTACAACACAGGCGATTTACTGGGTACTCGGATCTTATCTGCTGATGATATCCGGGAGTTTTATTCTGATCCAGAATAAATTTCGAAACAAAGATTATTACGAAGGCAAGCTGGTAACATTGAGTGCAGAATTAAAGCAGAAAGACGAAGAGTTGCACTCCAACAACCGTGAGTTAATGGCCAATAGCAATGAACTAACAGCTATTTATGGCCAGCTGAATAAAATTAAAAATGAATTTGCCAATATCTCATTGTCCCGGATGGCAAAAATCCGGCGTATTAATAATTTGTTGGTAGCAGAGGCTCACAAACGTGAAAAAATAACGGATGACCTGCGTAAAAGTGAGTCTCGTTTCAAAGCAGCCCTAAACAAAGCCCCTATTGTTGTATTTAACCAGGATATTCATCTGCGTTATACCTGGATTTATGATAATACCAATCTATCGCAATACCATTTCTCTGATTCACTAGGCAAGACGGATACTGAGATCTTTCCAGTGAAAGAAGCCGAACAACTGACTGCCATTAAACAACATGTGCTGGAAACAGGCGAAGGAACTGCTCAGGAAATCAATCTTAGCTTTGGACGAAAAAAAGTTTATCTATTACTGACCATTGAGCCAACTTTTGATAAAAACCAGAAAATAAAAGGAATTACCTGTGCCGGATACGATATCACAGATCAGAAGAAGACCGAAGATGTATTGCGACACACATTGAAAGAACTGAAAAAGCGTAATCATGAACTAGACAACTACGTATACAAAGTATCACATGATTTGAGAGCTCCGCTGGTTTCCATTCTGGGACTGATCAATCTGACCAAGATGGACGATAATCCAGACACACTGCGTAATTATCTGTCACTGATTGAGAATAGGGTAAGTAAGCTGGATGACTTTATCAAATCTGTCCTGAATCATTCCAGAACACTGAACTCTGAAATTATTATTAAACCCATCGACTTCGAGAAAATTATTCACGATTGTGCGGATGAACTTCGTTATCTTCCTAATCTGGAAAGACTGCATATCGAAGTAAATGTTGACAAAGAAGTGGAGTTTCATAGTGATGAACTGCGTATTGGTATTATTCTTAAAAACTTTATCTCCAATGCGGCAAAATACTTGAACCCGCATGTTGATTCCAACTTTCTACGTTTTCAGATTATAGTCACTGAGCAGCAGGCAAAAATCATTATCGAAGACAATGGAATGGGTATTGAAGAACAATATATTGCCCGCATCTTTGATATGTTCTTCCGGGCAACTCCTAAGTCTGATGGGTCCGGATTAGGTTTGTATATTGTAAAACAAACTATTGAACGATTGGAAGGGAGTGTCTCAGTAGAGAGTGAGATTGGTAAAGGAACTACATTTCGCCTGCTAATGCCCAACTTTAAGGTACAATAA
- a CDS encoding FAD-binding and (Fe-S)-binding domain-containing protein: MITEKLRSLSAQLEGEFYSDNTIRTLYATDASAYREMPLAVAIPKSIDDIKKLIAFARKEKVALIPRTAGTSLAGQVVGSGLVVDMSKYLNKILEINVEERWVRVQPGVVRDELNLFLKEYGLYFGPETSTANRAMIGGMVGNNSCGSNSVVYGSTREHLISVKALLSDGSEVDFYELSIDEFEAKCLGVPATGTVPRGFKPKNDLETKLYRSVQEILSNEENAQEIRSQFPKRSIARRNTGYALDLLLETEPFTPGSPAFNFCKLIAGSEGTLAFLTEIKLNVLPLPPKVAGLVCVHFNTIDEALKANLIALKYNPSASELIDHYILECTKENIEQSKNRFFVQGDPGAILVVEIAREDKDEVARLASEMEAEMRAAGLGYHFPVLYGEDTKKIWTLRKAGLGLLTNMPGDAKPVAVIEDTAIDVNDLPDYIRDFNQILEKYGLYSVHYAHAGSGELHLRPIINLKTEEGNQLFRKIAEEIALLVKKYDGSLSGEHGDGRLRGEFIPWMVGEKNYQLFKQLKQTWDPDNIFNPGKIVDTPPMNEFLRYTPGQKNPEIKTIFNFTREQGILRHAEQCNGSGDCRKTQLSGGTMCPSYMATRNEKDTTRARANILREFLTNSTKENPFDHEEIKEVMDLCLSCKGCKSECPSNVDMGKLKAEFLQHYYDANGVPMRSKLIGNFSKLSDIASVMPWAYNLVFKTPSLRRIANTIVGFHPDRTMPLLASTTLKSWHSKRKTVASGRRVYLFCDEFTNFNDVEIGKKGILLLEKLGYEVIIPKHVESGRAYLSKGLLRKGKEIAEQNVQLLKNTITEETPLIGIEPSAILTFRDEYPELVSEGMQADAQKLAKNVFLIDEFLAKELDKGNLKKNQFTQEKRLIKLHGHCQQKAVGSLVPTKKILSLPANYEVHLIPSGCCGMAGSFGYEKEHYDISMKIGELVLFPTVRKQPEDVIIAAPGTSCRHQIHDGTHRKALHPVEILYQALV; this comes from the coding sequence ATCGTGAAATGCCTCTGGCAGTGGCTATTCCCAAAAGTATCGATGATATCAAAAAGCTGATTGCTTTTGCCCGTAAGGAAAAAGTAGCTTTGATTCCACGTACTGCCGGTACATCTCTTGCCGGACAGGTAGTAGGTAGTGGACTGGTAGTGGATATGTCCAAGTATCTGAATAAGATTCTGGAAATAAATGTCGAAGAACGATGGGTACGAGTACAACCAGGAGTAGTACGAGATGAGTTGAATCTATTTCTGAAAGAGTATGGGCTATATTTTGGACCGGAAACTTCTACTGCCAACCGGGCAATGATAGGAGGGATGGTTGGTAATAACTCCTGTGGGTCAAATTCTGTTGTATATGGTAGTACTCGTGAACACCTGATTTCAGTGAAAGCATTGCTGAGTGATGGATCAGAAGTAGATTTTTATGAGTTAAGTATTGATGAATTTGAAGCAAAATGTCTGGGTGTACCAGCTACAGGCACTGTACCTCGTGGCTTTAAACCAAAAAACGATCTGGAAACCAAACTTTATCGTTCGGTACAGGAAATACTCTCAAATGAAGAGAATGCCCAAGAAATCCGGTCTCAGTTCCCCAAACGCAGTATTGCCCGCCGCAATACAGGATATGCTCTGGATTTACTACTTGAAACTGAGCCTTTTACACCAGGAAGTCCGGCTTTCAATTTCTGTAAGCTGATTGCAGGATCTGAAGGAACACTGGCTTTTTTGACAGAAATCAAACTAAATGTATTGCCTTTGCCTCCTAAAGTAGCAGGTTTGGTTTGTGTGCACTTCAATACCATTGATGAAGCACTAAAAGCTAATCTGATTGCCCTGAAATATAATCCATCAGCTAGTGAATTGATCGACCATTATATTCTGGAATGTACTAAGGAGAATATTGAACAGAGTAAAAATAGATTTTTTGTACAAGGTGATCCAGGAGCTATCCTGGTAGTAGAAATTGCCCGTGAAGATAAGGATGAGGTGGCCAGACTGGCATCTGAAATGGAAGCAGAAATGCGGGCTGCCGGGTTAGGCTATCATTTTCCTGTTTTATATGGGGAAGACACCAAAAAGATATGGACATTACGTAAGGCAGGCTTAGGCCTGTTGACTAATATGCCCGGTGATGCAAAGCCTGTTGCTGTTATTGAGGATACTGCTATTGATGTAAATGACCTGCCTGATTATATCCGTGATTTTAATCAAATTCTGGAAAAGTATGGTTTGTATTCTGTCCACTATGCACATGCAGGTTCTGGAGAGTTGCATTTGCGTCCGATTATTAACCTGAAGACAGAAGAAGGTAATCAACTGTTCCGGAAAATTGCAGAAGAAATTGCCTTACTGGTAAAAAAATATGATGGTTCACTGAGTGGTGAACATGGCGATGGACGCCTGAGAGGTGAATTTATTCCCTGGATGGTTGGAGAAAAGAATTACCAATTATTCAAGCAACTCAAACAGACCTGGGACCCAGACAATATCTTTAATCCAGGAAAGATTGTAGACACTCCTCCTATGAATGAGTTTCTACGTTATACTCCAGGTCAGAAGAATCCTGAAATCAAGACCATCTTCAATTTCACACGGGAACAGGGAATACTGCGTCATGCTGAACAGTGTAATGGGTCAGGTGATTGCCGCAAAACACAACTGAGCGGAGGAACCATGTGTCCAAGCTACATGGCCACCCGGAATGAAAAAGATACTACCCGTGCCCGCGCCAATATCCTGAGAGAGTTTCTAACTAACTCAACTAAAGAAAATCCATTTGACCATGAGGAGATTAAAGAGGTAATGGATTTGTGTCTGAGTTGTAAGGGGTGTAAGTCCGAATGTCCATCCAATGTGGATATGGGTAAGCTCAAAGCAGAGTTTCTGCAGCATTACTATGATGCTAACGGTGTACCTATGCGTAGTAAGTTAATTGGAAACTTCTCCAAGCTCTCAGATATTGCGTCAGTTATGCCTTGGGCATATAATCTTGTCTTCAAAACTCCTTCCTTACGTCGTATTGCCAATACCATAGTTGGTTTTCACCCGGATCGTACTATGCCACTGCTGGCCTCAACTACGCTGAAGAGTTGGCATTCCAAGCGGAAGACGGTTGCTTCTGGGAGAAGAGTCTATCTCTTCTGTGATGAGTTCACCAACTTCAATGATGTAGAGATTGGTAAAAAAGGTATTTTGTTGTTGGAGAAGTTAGGATATGAGGTTATTATCCCTAAACATGTAGAGAGTGGACGGGCTTATTTATCCAAAGGGTTATTACGTAAGGGGAAAGAGATTGCCGAGCAAAATGTACAGTTGCTGAAAAACACAATCACAGAAGAAACTCCTCTAATAGGTATAGAGCCGTCTGCCATACTTACGTTTCGGGATGAGTACCCGGAATTAGTGAGTGAAGGTATGCAGGCTGATGCACAAAAACTTGCTAAAAATGTTTTCCTGATTGATGAATTTCTGGCCAAAGAGTTAGATAAAGGTAATTTAAAGAAAAATCAGTTTACCCAGGAAAAACGCTTGATCAAACTACATGGACATTGTCAGCAAAAAGCTGTAGGATCTTTGGTTCCAACCAAGAAAATATTATCCTTGCCTGCAAACTATGAAGTACATCTGATTCCATCTGGCTGTTGTGGCATGGCGGGTTCATTTGGATATGAGAAAGAGCATTATGACATTTCGATGAAAATCGGCGAACTGGTTTTATTCCCGACTGTTCGTAAACAGCCTGAGGATGTGATTATTGCAGCGCCAGGTACCAGCTGTAGACACCAGATTCATGATGGTACACATAGAAAGGCTCTGCATCCTGTCGAGATTTTGTATCAGGCTCTTGTCTGA